Genomic segment of uncultured Tolumonas sp.:
ACCCCACTTTTTTAGGCAAGCGCTTTTTTGAAGATTTATTGATTTAATCGTTTATCTACAACTTGATCTAGATTTATCGCAAGATATAAACAATCTTATCCACAATTTCATTTTAATGGGTCTTATCGTGTCGGCTATTCGAAGTTATCGGGGTATAAAACCTCAGTTAGGTCATGCTGTATATATTGATATGCAGAGCTGTGTGATCGGCGATGTTCGTTTATCAGATGATGTCAGTATCTGGCCAATGGCCGTCGTTCGTGGTGATGTTAACTATATTAGTATCGGTGCACGCAGTAATGTACAAGACGGCTCGGTATTGCACGTCAACCGGATCTCAGAAACGAACCCATCGGGCTATCCGTTAATTATTGGTGACGATGTCACTATTGGGCATAAAGCAGTGTTACATGGCTGTGTGATCCAAGATCGGGTATTGGTGGGGATGGGGGCAGTCATTCTGGATGGTGCCGAAATTGAATCGGATGTGATTGTTGCGGCTGGTTCTGTAGTGCCGCCAAGAAAGCGTCTACAGTCAGGTTACGTTTATGTTGGTAACCCGGTAAAACAAGGTCGTGCATTAACAGAAGAGGAACGAGCGTTTTTCATTCACTCCTCCGCTAATTATGTGTTACTGAAAAATGAGTTCATGGCTGAAACGACCAGTTAGCTATTACGCCCCGGTTAGGTTACGCCGCAATTCGCGGATAACCTGTCGCGTGCCGGGGCGGATCCCGCGCCATATAGCGAAGCTTTCTGCCGCCTGACACACCAGCATACCGAGGCCATCAATGGTTTTTATTGCACCATGCTGTTTGGCCCAAAGGTTAAATGCGGTCTCTTGACTGCCATACATCATGTCGTAGGTTACAGTGTTATTTCCGATGACGCAGACTGGGATATCGGGTACCGAACCGGACAAGCTGGCTGAAGTTCCATTGATGATCAGATCAAAGCTTTCCTCTAAATTCGTAAACTGACAGGCTCTGATTTTTCCCATTGAGGAGAAATGTTGCGCTAGCTCTTCCGCTTTACTTTCTGTTCGGTTAGCAATAACGATTTCGGCAGGCTGTTGTTCCAACAACGGCCCCAATACACCACGGCATGCGCCACCAGCGCCTAATAATAGAATTTTTTTTCCGCTAAGTTCTTCCAGATGATATTTCAGATCTTGTATCAGACCCGCGCCATCTGTGTTGTCCCCCAGTAAGACGCCATCATCGGTTAACTTTAGGGTATTCACAGCACCGGCTAATTTAGCGCGCGGTGATAGCTGATCAACCAGCTGGAAAGCCTGTTCCTTAAATGGCACCGTGATGTTAGCACCTTTGCCACCTTCGCTAAAAAAACGTCGTATCGTGCCGACAAATTCATCAATTGGCGCTTCTATCTTTTCATAACTGAGTTGTTGCTGCGTTTGGCGTGCAAACAGGGTATGAATAAACGGTGATTTGCTGTGATTAATCGGATTACCAAAAACAGCGTAACGATCCATGATCTGCCTCTTTCTATTTATTATTCTGGGCAGGATAGCCGTTACCCTGCCCGGAGCAATTGATTTGTCATCACATCCCGGATTTCTGATGGATTAGGATTAGCCCCAACTTCACCCGGCAATATATAGTCAATTCGTTCGCTTAACTGTAAACGAACTTCATGCTCTGTGCGACAAGCAGGAAATGATGTCAGATTAGCACTGGTTGATACTAGCGGTTTACCATATGACTGACATAACTCTCGCACTTGTGGATGTGCACTGACCCGAACCGCCAATGAACTGAACTGACCAGTTAGCCATTTGGGTGTCGCCATTTTAGCTGGAAAGACCCATGTATAAGGACCAGGCCAAGAGTCATGTGCGCGCTGCAATTGCTCGGGACTAAGAGTAC
This window contains:
- the aroE gene encoding shikimate dehydrogenase, translating into MDRYAVFGNPINHSKSPFIHTLFARQTQQQLSYEKIEAPIDEFVGTIRRFFSEGGKGANITVPFKEQAFQLVDQLSPRAKLAGAVNTLKLTDDGVLLGDNTDGAGLIQDLKYHLEELSGKKILLLGAGGACRGVLGPLLEQQPAEIVIANRTESKAEELAQHFSSMGKIRACQFTNLEESFDLIINGTSASLSGSVPDIPVCVIGNNTVTYDMMYGSQETAFNLWAKQHGAIKTIDGLGMLVCQAAESFAIWRGIRPGTRQVIRELRRNLTGA
- a CDS encoding gamma carbonic anhydrase family protein — protein: MVSAIRSYRGIKPQLGHAVYIDMQSCVIGDVRLSDDVSIWPMAVVRGDVNYISIGARSNVQDGSVLHVNRISETNPSGYPLIIGDDVTIGHKAVLHGCVIQDRVLVGMGAVILDGAEIESDVIVAAGSVVPPRKRLQSGYVYVGNPVKQGRALTEEERAFFIHSSANYVLLKNEFMAETTS
- a CDS encoding L-threonylcarbamoyladenylate synthase, which encodes MTQNIQQACQILHSGGVIAYATEAVFGLGCDPDNEAAVHKLLQIKQRPVEKGLILIAAEWQQLAPYLDISTLSPEQLQRAHDSWPGPYTWVFPAKMATPKWLTGQFSSLAVRVSAHPQVRELCQSYGKPLVSTSANLTSFPACRTEHEVRLQLSERIDYILPGEVGANPNPSEIRDVMTNQLLRAG